In the genome of Polaribacter atrinae, one region contains:
- the porU gene encoding type IX secretion system sortase PorU, translated as MRKHYVTLFFIFLIQVISAQTTNSVLSTGDWFKFSVDTTGVFKIDRSLLQQIGISTNGLNPKKISIYGNGGCLLPVLNSDARYDDLQENAIYIEGEDDGSFDSNDYILFYAKGPHDWIVNSTSGTATHRQNIYSDEAYYFITVSDEDGKRIQEEVPITTAASKKIVTFDDYIFYEKDEKNLIAAGTQWFFNTDFNIENTQDFKIPFPNAVAGSTISVTVRGVSTSLSTSAMNVKVNSQDLYSLNFSPANTTEKARTSLKTGNVLSASDIVDVSITYNNNGNPSATAFLDYIEVVGQKELIAAENQFSFRSFEQANTVGTVEYQIQNNSSIFQVWEVSDHLSPKIIQNKSTAASFSFIANGGSLVEYQVLNQNDYYTPKPLQNGRVANQNLHNLKDLNYIVITNTTLSTEAQRLADYHQENSGLTTKVVILDDIYNEFSSGSKDITGIRDFLKHMYTNNSSEETKLKYVCFFGDASYDYKDRITSNNNIVPIKLSDLSFNLATSWVTDDFYVMLEDHEGTMNPTIYSIETPTRQNHTIDVVSSRVPVYTLAQAKDVVDKILSYYGETSLGDWRNTITMLADDIDKASSDASLQPGLDRIAESIKTNKPSFNINKIYADAFVQENSSGGERYPEVNEAITNAIEKGTLIFDYFGHGGEDGFAEEKILDKAQIQGFNNPNTLPLLITITCDFSRFDNPNRITAGELTLWNANGGAASMITTTREVYISTGQTFNEDLLKVLLEYDEAGIPKNLSIAEALLEAKNRSSSSQKFFIFSFGDPAMKLAIPKLSVRITKMNGIDFIPTKIDTLKALSKVSFEGVVVDELDAVLTDFNGSLSTVVFDKVIEKTTLANDGNGSKVPFDTQDSKLFSGKSTVTNGVFKFDFIVPKDVKIAYGNGKLSFYAENGILDKAGSNFDVIVGGINENAPDDTVGPEIKLYMNDESFIDGGNTNASPNLIAVLSDLSGINTSITAVDHDIVGVLDGDTTNPIILNDFYETELNDFTQGKVTYKLRDLEVGPHTLKIKAWDTYNNSSELTLNFVVVSDAILNLENVLNYPNPFVNYTEFWFNHNKPNESLEVQVQIFTVSGKLVKTINQNIPNAETLVRSVSWNGLDDFGNKIGKGVYVYKLKVKATTSNLVSEKYEKLVILQ; from the coding sequence ATGAGAAAACATTACGTAACCCTTTTTTTTATTTTTTTAATTCAAGTAATTTCCGCTCAAACCACCAATTCTGTACTTTCTACAGGAGATTGGTTTAAGTTTTCTGTTGATACTACTGGTGTCTTTAAAATTGATAGAAGTTTATTACAACAAATAGGAATCTCTACAAATGGTTTAAACCCTAAGAAAATAAGCATTTATGGCAACGGAGGTTGTCTTTTACCTGTTTTAAATTCTGATGCTAGGTATGATGATTTGCAAGAAAATGCCATATATATAGAAGGTGAAGATGATGGTTCTTTTGACTCGAATGATTATATCCTTTTTTATGCCAAAGGTCCGCATGATTGGATTGTAAATTCAACAAGTGGAACTGCAACACATAGGCAAAATATTTATTCGGATGAAGCATATTACTTTATTACTGTATCTGATGAAGACGGAAAAAGAATACAAGAAGAAGTACCCATAACAACTGCTGCTAGTAAGAAAATAGTGACTTTTGATGATTATATCTTTTATGAAAAGGATGAAAAAAACCTAATTGCTGCAGGTACACAATGGTTTTTTAATACAGATTTTAACATAGAAAATACTCAAGATTTTAAAATTCCATTTCCCAACGCTGTTGCTGGATCAACAATTTCGGTTACCGTTAGAGGTGTTTCTACATCTCTTTCTACTTCTGCAATGAATGTAAAAGTAAACAGCCAAGACCTTTATAGTCTTAATTTTTCTCCTGCTAACACTACAGAAAAAGCAAGAACTTCTCTAAAGACGGGAAATGTTTTAAGCGCTTCAGATATAGTAGATGTTTCTATTACGTATAATAATAATGGAAATCCATCAGCAACTGCTTTTTTAGATTATATAGAAGTTGTTGGTCAGAAAGAACTGATTGCAGCCGAAAATCAATTTTCTTTTAGAAGTTTCGAGCAAGCAAATACTGTAGGTACTGTGGAGTATCAAATCCAAAATAATTCAAGTATTTTTCAGGTTTGGGAAGTATCAGATCATTTATCACCCAAAATAATACAAAATAAGAGTACTGCTGCTAGTTTTAGTTTTATTGCTAATGGAGGATCGTTGGTAGAATACCAAGTTTTGAATCAGAATGATTACTATACGCCTAAACCTTTACAAAATGGGCGCGTTGCTAATCAGAATTTACACAATTTAAAAGACCTTAACTATATTGTAATTACAAATACAACACTTTCTACTGAAGCGCAAAGATTGGCAGATTATCATCAAGAAAACTCTGGATTAACGACAAAAGTGGTCATTTTAGATGATATCTATAATGAGTTCTCTTCAGGTTCTAAAGACATCACCGGAATAAGAGATTTTCTAAAACATATGTATACAAACAATTCATCCGAAGAGACAAAACTAAAATATGTGTGCTTTTTTGGGGATGCTTCTTATGATTATAAAGATAGAATTACCAGTAACAATAATATTGTACCTATAAAACTGTCTGATTTAAGTTTTAACCTAGCGACTTCTTGGGTTACCGATGACTTTTATGTAATGTTAGAGGATCATGAAGGGACTATGAACCCAACAATATATAGTATTGAAACTCCTACAAGACAGAATCATACTATAGATGTAGTTTCTAGTAGAGTTCCAGTTTATACTTTAGCACAAGCTAAAGATGTAGTAGATAAAATTTTATCTTATTACGGTGAAACTTCGCTTGGAGACTGGAGAAATACCATTACAATGTTAGCGGATGATATTGATAAAGCTTCTAGTGACGCATCTTTGCAACCTGGTTTAGATAGAATTGCAGAATCTATAAAAACCAATAAACCTAGTTTTAATATCAATAAAATTTATGCAGATGCTTTTGTGCAAGAAAATTCTTCAGGAGGAGAACGGTACCCAGAAGTAAATGAGGCTATTACCAATGCCATAGAAAAAGGAACACTAATATTCGATTATTTTGGTCATGGAGGAGAGGATGGTTTTGCTGAAGAAAAGATTTTAGACAAAGCCCAAATACAAGGTTTTAACAACCCCAATACATTACCTCTTTTAATAACAATTACCTGTGATTTTTCTAGATTCGATAATCCTAATAGAATTACTGCCGGTGAGCTTACTTTGTGGAATGCCAATGGTGGAGCTGCAAGTATGATTACCACAACAAGAGAGGTTTATATTAGTACAGGGCAAACTTTTAATGAAGATCTGCTTAAGGTTTTATTAGAGTATGATGAAGCGGGGATTCCGAAAAACTTATCGATTGCAGAAGCACTGTTAGAAGCTAAAAATAGATCTTCGAGCTCTCAGAAATTCTTTATTTTTTCTTTTGGAGATCCAGCAATGAAACTTGCCATCCCTAAACTAAGTGTTCGAATTACTAAAATGAATGGAATTGATTTTATTCCGACAAAAATAGATACTTTAAAGGCATTGTCTAAAGTAAGTTTTGAAGGTGTTGTGGTAGATGAATTAGATGCTGTTTTAACTGATTTTAATGGTTCTTTATCTACGGTTGTGTTCGATAAAGTAATAGAGAAAACTACCTTGGCAAATGATGGGAACGGAAGTAAAGTGCCTTTTGATACACAAGATAGTAAGTTATTTAGCGGTAAATCTACTGTAACCAATGGTGTTTTTAAATTCGATTTTATTGTACCTAAGGATGTGAAAATAGCTTATGGTAATGGAAAATTAAGTTTTTATGCGGAAAATGGAATTTTAGATAAAGCGGGTTCTAATTTTGATGTAATTGTTGGTGGTATCAATGAAAATGCCCCAGATGATACGGTTGGTCCAGAAATAAAACTCTATATGAATGATGAGTCTTTTATAGATGGAGGCAACACAAATGCATCACCCAATTTAATTGCTGTTTTATCTGATTTAAGCGGAATTAATACTTCTATTACCGCTGTAGATCATGATATTGTGGGGGTTTTAGATGGTGATACGACCAATCCTATTATATTAAATGACTTCTATGAAACTGAATTAAACGATTTTACGCAAGGAAAAGTTACCTATAAATTAAGAGATTTAGAAGTAGGGCCACATACTTTAAAAATAAAAGCATGGGACACGTATAATAATTCATCTGAACTAACGTTAAACTTTGTGGTTGTTAGTGATGCGATACTAAATTTAGAAAATGTTTTAAATTACCCAAACCCTTTTGTAAATTATACCGAGTTTTGGTTTAATCACAATAAACCAAACGAAAGTTTAGAGGTACAAGTACAGATTTTTACGGTTTCTGGTAAATTAGTAAAAACCATTAACCAGAATATACCCAATGCAGAAACTTTAGTAAGAAGCGTTTCTTGGAACGGTTTAGATGATTTTGGAAATAAAATAGGAAAGGGAGTTTATGTTTATAAGTTAAAAGTAAAAGCAACTACAAGTAACCTTGTTTCAGAGAAATATGAAAAATTAGTAATACTTCAATAA
- the gldJ gene encoding gliding motility lipoprotein GldJ: MRNVLKISLVVLSALSLASCSRSTSGKSTLTGLPFNNAKYGNYIRGNETAGQEIPLGMVAIEGGSFTMGQVQDDVMFDWNTTPKKMHIRSFYMDETEVTNSEYFLYVQNTKDVFPPSEEKYKHIYNSVLPDTLVWRKSLGNTDILSENYLRHPAYSDYPVVGVSWLQANQYCKWRTNAVNLKKLIDKGYIKNIFENDSIRNFFDTDVFLADSDNLFDGDTTVYKRGIRTGGSAKGGRDSFQGRKITQADGVLSQKYRLPTEAEWEFAAKANIENREYNNIRGRKKYAWDSKYSRETSKRYKGDQMANFKQGKGNYSGLSGWSSDGSDIPIKVKSYPPNAFGLYDMSGNVAEWVSDVYRPIIDNEANDFNYFRGNIFTKKMIDKDGKVVIVNSNSSAEVEYDTLPNGIITPKELPGSIKYIPITKDDATLRRNFSVSDNTDIGDGDLNSSRFYEDEQDQFGSKPSMYNSPRNPTKEIDPETGREILVNDDQKRTTLISNRTRVYKGGAWSDREYWLDPAQRRYLPEYMATNFIGFRCVTDKVGPMSSSKNKKARNSAR; the protein is encoded by the coding sequence ATGAGAAACGTATTAAAAATATCTTTAGTTGTACTATCAGCCTTAAGCTTGGCTAGTTGCAGTAGATCAACTTCAGGAAAATCGACACTTACCGGATTGCCTTTTAACAATGCTAAGTATGGTAACTATATAAGAGGAAATGAAACTGCCGGACAAGAAATTCCTTTAGGAATGGTTGCAATTGAAGGTGGTTCGTTTACAATGGGACAAGTACAAGATGACGTTATGTTTGATTGGAACACGACTCCTAAAAAAATGCATATTCGTTCATTTTACATGGATGAAACAGAAGTTACCAATTCTGAGTACTTCTTATATGTACAGAATACAAAAGATGTTTTTCCTCCTTCAGAAGAAAAATACAAACACATTTACAACTCCGTTTTACCAGATACTTTAGTTTGGAGAAAGAGTTTAGGTAATACAGATATTTTATCTGAAAACTACTTAAGACACCCAGCTTATTCAGATTATCCTGTAGTTGGGGTTAGTTGGTTACAAGCCAACCAATACTGTAAATGGCGTACCAATGCTGTTAACTTAAAAAAGTTAATAGATAAAGGATACATTAAAAATATTTTTGAAAACGATAGTATTAGAAATTTCTTTGACACAGATGTGTTCTTAGCTGATTCTGATAATCTTTTTGATGGAGATACTACTGTTTACAAAAGAGGAATTAGAACAGGCGGGTCTGCAAAAGGTGGAAGAGATTCTTTTCAAGGAAGAAAAATTACACAAGCAGACGGTGTTTTAAGCCAGAAATACAGATTGCCTACAGAAGCAGAGTGGGAATTTGCAGCAAAAGCTAATATTGAAAATAGAGAATACAACAATATTAGAGGTAGAAAAAAATATGCTTGGGATAGTAAATATTCTAGAGAAACTAGTAAGAGATATAAAGGAGACCAAATGGCTAACTTTAAACAAGGAAAAGGGAACTATAGTGGTTTGTCTGGTTGGAGTTCTGATGGTTCTGACATTCCTATTAAAGTAAAATCATATCCACCAAATGCATTCGGACTTTATGATATGTCTGGAAATGTTGCCGAATGGGTATCTGACGTTTACAGACCTATTATTGACAATGAAGCAAATGACTTTAATTATTTTAGAGGTAATATTTTTACTAAAAAAATGATTGATAAAGATGGTAAGGTTGTTATTGTCAATAGCAATAGTTCTGCAGAAGTAGAATATGACACATTACCAAATGGTATAATAACTCCAAAAGAGTTACCTGGATCTATTAAATACATTCCTATTACAAAAGATGATGCTACTTTAAGAAGAAACTTTTCTGTTTCTGACAATACAGATATTGGTGATGGAGACTTAAATTCTTCTAGATTCTATGAAGATGAACAAGATCAGTTTGGTTCTAAACCAAGTATGTACAACTCTCCTAGAAACCCAACAAAGGAAATTGATCCAGAAACGGGTAGAGAGATTTTGGTAAATGATGATCAAAAAAGAACTACTTTAATTAGTAATAGAACAAGAGTATACAAAGGTGGTGCATGGTCTGATAGAGAATATTGGTTAGATCCAGCTCAAAGAAGATATTTACCTGAATATATGGCTACAAATTTTATTGGATTTAGATGTGTTACGGATAAAGTTGGTCCTATGTCATCTTCTAAAAATAAGAAAGCAAGAAATTCAGCGAGATAA
- a CDS encoding UDP-N-acetylmuramoyl-tripeptide--D-alanyl-D-alanine ligase has translation MKIEDIYQLYTKHFLVDTDTRTIRKNTIFFALKGDNFNGNAFAIEALNQGASYAIVDEEKYNNHTNIILVDDVLETLQKLSKHHRRVLNIPIIGLTGSNGKTTTKELINAVLSTTYKTTATKGNLNNHIGVPLTLLSMTPKTEIGIVEMGANHKKEIAFLCTICEPDFGYITNFGKAHLEGFGGIEGVIEGKSELYTYLKEHHKVAFINPQDVLQVEKTNNIQTIPFKKDLQFIAVNPFVKLSYHSNIIQSNLIGKYNYTNIAIACTIGLHFKVSDTAIKNGIEDYTPENNRSQIIKKTDNKIILDAYNANPSSMKAALENFDEIKEANKTVILGDMFELGNTSLEEHQNIVDVVEGLHFNNCFFVGENFYQTKTKHLLFKTFEELLSHLKNNPLRHQSILIKGSRGMRLERLLDCIS, from the coding sequence ATGAAAATCGAAGACATTTACCAATTATATACAAAACATTTTCTTGTAGATACTGACACTCGAACTATTAGAAAAAACACCATATTCTTTGCTTTAAAAGGAGATAACTTTAATGGGAATGCATTTGCCATAGAAGCTCTAAACCAAGGAGCATCTTATGCAATTGTTGATGAAGAAAAATACAACAACCACACTAATATTATTTTAGTTGATGATGTTTTAGAAACACTTCAAAAGTTATCAAAACACCACAGACGCGTATTAAACATTCCTATAATTGGTTTAACAGGTAGTAATGGAAAAACAACTACCAAAGAATTGATAAATGCTGTTTTATCTACAACTTATAAAACCACAGCAACAAAAGGCAATTTAAACAATCATATTGGAGTACCACTTACACTACTCTCTATGACTCCTAAAACTGAAATAGGAATTGTAGAAATGGGCGCAAATCATAAAAAAGAGATTGCCTTTCTATGTACTATTTGTGAACCCGATTTTGGATACATTACCAATTTTGGAAAAGCACATTTAGAAGGTTTTGGGGGAATTGAAGGTGTTATAGAAGGTAAAAGCGAATTATATACGTACTTAAAAGAGCATCATAAAGTTGCCTTTATAAACCCACAAGATGTCTTACAAGTTGAAAAGACAAACAACATACAAACTATTCCTTTTAAGAAAGACTTGCAATTTATAGCGGTAAATCCGTTTGTAAAGTTATCTTATCATTCTAACATCATACAGAGTAATCTTATCGGGAAATATAATTATACAAACATAGCCATTGCTTGTACGATTGGGCTACATTTTAAGGTTTCTGATACAGCTATAAAAAATGGAATAGAAGACTATACCCCAGAAAACAATCGTTCTCAAATCATCAAGAAAACAGATAATAAAATTATTTTAGATGCTTATAATGCAAATCCTTCGAGCATGAAAGCTGCCTTAGAAAATTTTGATGAAATTAAAGAAGCAAACAAAACCGTTATTTTAGGTGATATGTTCGAATTAGGGAATACTAGCTTAGAAGAACATCAAAACATCGTAGATGTAGTAGAAGGTCTACATTTTAACAATTGTTTTTTTGTTGGCGAAAATTTCTATCAGACTAAAACAAAACATCTTTTATTTAAGACGTTTGAAGAGTTGTTAAGCCACTTAAAAAACAATCCTCTTAGACATCAATCAATACTGATTAAAGGTTCAAGAGGAATGCGTTTAGAAAGACTATTAGATTGTATTAGTTGA
- a CDS encoding N-acetylglucosamine kinase: MILIADGGSTKADWIAINKNKEEAFRTRTLGLNPAIVPAEELYNRIINMFQLINVKDDVEEIHFYGAGCGTPKPIQILKTILESIFVNAKIVISEDMLAAVYAATGKEPALVCILGTGSNSCYYDGENMEMLVPSLGYILMDEASGNYFGKKLIIDYFYKNMPAEIAEKFKEEFDLDPDYIKKNLYREPNPNMYLASFAKFMFDFKEEKYIKKIITEGFQEFFKYRILPYNKTIDTPIYFIGSIAHYFRDILEEMAAKNNLVITDVIQRPIDNLLEYHINNIN; this comes from the coding sequence ATGATTTTAATTGCAGATGGTGGTTCTACAAAAGCAGACTGGATTGCTATAAATAAAAATAAAGAAGAGGCTTTTAGAACAAGGACACTTGGTTTAAATCCTGCTATAGTTCCAGCAGAAGAACTTTATAACAGAATCATTAACATGTTTCAATTAATCAATGTTAAAGATGATGTAGAAGAGATTCATTTTTATGGAGCGGGTTGTGGTACTCCTAAGCCTATTCAGATTTTAAAAACTATTTTAGAGTCTATCTTTGTAAATGCAAAAATTGTTATTTCAGAAGATATGTTAGCCGCTGTTTATGCAGCTACTGGTAAAGAACCAGCATTAGTATGTATCTTAGGTACAGGTTCTAATAGCTGTTATTATGATGGTGAAAACATGGAAATGTTAGTACCTTCTCTTGGGTATATTTTAATGGATGAAGCCAGTGGTAATTACTTTGGTAAAAAATTGATTATCGATTATTTCTATAAGAATATGCCAGCAGAAATTGCTGAGAAATTTAAAGAAGAATTTGATCTGGATCCAGATTATATAAAGAAAAACTTATATAGAGAACCAAACCCTAATATGTATTTAGCTTCTTTTGCTAAATTTATGTTCGACTTTAAAGAAGAAAAATATATAAAAAAAATAATTACCGAAGGTTTTCAAGAGTTTTTTAAATATAGAATTTTACCATACAACAAAACGATAGACACACCAATTTACTTTATTGGTTCTATAGCACATTACTTTAGAGATATTTTAGAAGAAATGGCAGCAAAAAATAATTTGGTAATTACAGATGTCATACAAAGACCTATTGATAACTTATTAGAATATCATATAAATAATATCAACTAA
- a CDS encoding tyrosine-protein phosphatase, with the protein MIFFKKKGIPLIDFFPKGFIDIHSHLLPGIDDGAKNLDTSIALITKMRSYGIKNIITTPHVLGDLYQNSSDTIKNKLKEVQEELQRRNITDVSIHAAAEYMMDEQFSELLEKNDILTLKDNYVLVEMSYFSAPINLYEILFEIQVKGYKPVLAHPERYNFFHNDFNHYYKLKKAGCLFQLNLLSLTEQYGKGVQKMSEKILKENLYDFAGTDAHHKNHLELLKKIGTKKNLEKIKHLLSNNKKFK; encoded by the coding sequence ATGATCTTTTTTAAAAAGAAAGGAATCCCTTTAATCGATTTTTTCCCAAAAGGTTTTATAGATATTCATTCTCATTTACTACCAGGAATAGATGATGGTGCAAAAAATTTAGACACTTCTATTGCATTAATCACTAAGATGCGTTCTTATGGTATTAAAAATATCATTACAACGCCTCACGTGCTGGGAGATCTTTATCAGAACTCTTCGGATACAATAAAAAACAAACTTAAGGAAGTACAAGAAGAGTTACAAAGAAGAAATATTACAGATGTTTCTATACACGCCGCTGCAGAATACATGATGGATGAGCAGTTTTCTGAATTATTAGAAAAGAATGACATTCTTACATTAAAAGACAATTATGTTTTAGTAGAGATGTCTTATTTCAGTGCTCCCATTAATCTTTATGAAATTCTATTTGAAATACAAGTTAAAGGATACAAGCCCGTTTTAGCACACCCAGAGCGCTATAATTTTTTTCATAATGACTTTAACCATTATTATAAATTAAAAAAAGCAGGTTGTTTATTTCAGTTAAATTTATTATCCCTTACCGAGCAATATGGAAAAGGAGTACAAAAAATGTCTGAAAAGATTTTAAAAGAAAATTTATATGATTTTGCTGGAACCGATGCGCATCATAAAAACCATTTAGAACTTTTAAAAAAGATTGGAACTAAAAAGAATTTAGAAAAAATTAAGCATCTCTTAAGTAACAATAAAAAATTTAAATAA
- a CDS encoding GumC family protein, with protein sequence MQEHKENTVFNGNENSDTLNIREELEKYLFHWKWFVLGSVISLIIAFLYLRYSTAQYSASTSILIKDNQKSGISKELEAFKDMGIVGGGSANNTDNEIQILKSRKIIGTVVDTLNLTTLYFQEGRVKRTEVYHKSPIRVIYDTDNESLIEQRKDTSFTVNIISENKFELKDAEDNFVSDHQFNEIINSGINGFKVIKTENFNFKEEHKIYVTILKRSKVIDAYKMDVNVSAVDKNSSVLNLSLKQPIKQKAEDFLNELVEQYNYDAIKDKSEVSQKTKIFIDERLYAIGKDLNDIQDRVKNYKIDNNITGLSTEGELALETASLNNEKLINIKTQLNIAEGVLNNIKKQSNKDETLPQNLGFSEGSIAESIKAYNELVVYKNRLSVNAGDKNPQIIQYQKEINSLKINLRNSISNLITSLETQYDQISREANKINSKVSAIPVLERGYINIGREQEIISGLYSYLLKKKEETAISLAVTVPNAKIIDVAYSDGIPVSPKRKIIFLGALLLGVLIPFMIIYVKDLLDTKVHTRKDVEELTTVPFMGDVPHSETNEKIVIGNDARTSTAEAFRLIRTNLDFMLPNRDSNVGQTIFITSTTSGEGKSFISINLAAALSLSNKKVLLVGLDLRAPKVTEYLGIPERKGVTNFITNDSLSLKDIKFSIPEIKGLDIIASGVIPPNPAELLLSSKVKELFEEVKKDYDFIIVDTAPVNLVTDTLLVSKYADMFLYVSRANYLDKRMLNVAQTLYNEKKLPNMAIVLNDTDMTRGYGYGYGYGYGYGNSYVETVKKPWYKRILS encoded by the coding sequence ATGCAAGAACATAAAGAAAATACTGTTTTTAATGGTAATGAAAATTCTGATACTTTGAATATTAGAGAAGAATTAGAGAAATATTTGTTTCATTGGAAATGGTTTGTATTAGGTAGTGTTATTTCACTTATTATTGCTTTTTTGTATTTAAGATATTCTACAGCTCAGTATAGTGCATCCACTTCTATATTGATAAAGGACAATCAAAAGTCAGGCATTTCAAAAGAACTAGAAGCCTTTAAAGATATGGGAATTGTTGGTGGAGGTTCTGCGAACAATACGGATAACGAAATTCAGATTTTAAAATCGCGTAAAATTATTGGAACGGTAGTAGATACATTAAATTTAACTACTCTTTATTTTCAAGAAGGTAGAGTGAAAAGAACAGAGGTTTACCACAAAAGTCCTATTAGAGTAATATATGACACCGATAACGAATCTTTAATAGAACAAAGAAAAGACACCTCTTTTACTGTTAATATTATTTCAGAAAATAAATTTGAATTAAAAGATGCAGAAGATAACTTTGTTTCCGATCATCAGTTTAATGAAATTATAAATTCAGGTATCAATGGTTTTAAAGTTATAAAAACAGAAAATTTTAATTTTAAAGAAGAGCATAAAATTTATGTAACCATTTTAAAAAGAAGTAAAGTAATTGATGCCTATAAGATGGATGTCAATGTGAGTGCAGTAGATAAGAATTCTAGTGTTTTAAACTTGTCTCTTAAGCAGCCAATAAAACAAAAAGCAGAAGATTTTTTAAATGAACTAGTTGAGCAATACAACTATGATGCGATTAAGGATAAAAGTGAAGTTTCTCAAAAAACTAAAATCTTTATTGATGAGCGTTTGTATGCCATTGGTAAAGATTTAAATGATATTCAAGATCGAGTAAAGAATTATAAAATTGATAATAATATTACTGGTCTCTCCACTGAGGGAGAGTTAGCGTTAGAAACTGCTTCTTTGAATAATGAAAAATTAATTAATATAAAAACACAATTGAATATTGCTGAAGGTGTTTTAAATAATATAAAAAAGCAATCGAATAAAGATGAAACATTACCTCAAAACTTAGGATTTTCTGAAGGTTCTATTGCTGAATCTATAAAAGCGTATAATGAGTTGGTAGTTTATAAGAATCGGTTAAGTGTAAATGCTGGGGATAAAAACCCACAAATAATACAATATCAAAAAGAAATTAATTCTTTAAAAATAAATTTAAGGAATAGTATTTCAAATTTAATCACTTCACTAGAAACACAATACGATCAAATTAGCAGAGAAGCAAACAAAATAAACTCTAAAGTATCTGCAATACCTGTTTTAGAAAGAGGGTATATAAACATTGGTAGAGAGCAAGAAATTATTTCTGGTTTGTATTCATACCTGTTAAAGAAAAAGGAAGAAACTGCTATTTCATTAGCGGTAACGGTGCCAAATGCAAAAATTATTGATGTTGCCTATAGTGATGGAATACCAGTTTCTCCCAAAAGAAAAATCATATTTTTAGGAGCTTTACTTTTAGGGGTATTAATTCCTTTTATGATTATTTATGTTAAAGATCTTTTAGATACTAAAGTTCATACTCGTAAAGATGTGGAAGAATTAACTACTGTGCCTTTTATGGGAGATGTACCACATTCTGAAACTAATGAGAAAATTGTTATTGGAAATGATGCAAGAACAAGTACGGCAGAGGCTTTTAGGTTGATTAGAACCAATTTAGATTTTATGTTACCTAATAGAGATAGCAATGTAGGACAAACAATATTTATTACTTCGACTACAAGTGGTGAAGGAAAATCATTTATATCTATTAACCTTGCTGCAGCGCTTTCGCTATCGAATAAAAAAGTATTATTAGTAGGATTGGATCTTAGGGCTCCTAAAGTTACCGAATACTTAGGGATTCCAGAACGAAAAGGGGTTACCAATTTTATTACTAATGATAGTTTATCCTTAAAAGATATTAAATTTTCAATACCTGAAATTAAAGGATTAGACATTATTGCATCGGGTGTGATTCCGCCAAACCCTGCAGAGCTTTTATTGAGTTCTAAGGTAAAAGAATTGTTTGAAGAGGTTAAGAAAGATTATGATTTTATTATTGTAGATACTGCTCCTGTAAATTTAGTTACAGATACACTTTTAGTTTCTAAGTATGCAGATATGTTCTTGTATGTTTCTAGAGCTAATTATTTAGACAAACGCATGTTAAATGTAGCTCAAACATTGTACAATGAGAAGAAATTACCAAATATGGCTATTGTTTTAAATGATACAGACATGACAAGAGGTTATGGCTATGGCTATGGCTATGGCTATGGCTATGGAAATTCTTATGTGGAAACAGTTAAGAAACCTTGGTATAAAAGAATATTAAGTTAA